In Alkalimarinus alittae, the DNA window GAGCCCGTGAGTTTGCTCGATGCGTCTTTTGAATACCGTTTTCCAGATTTAACGTCAGCATTAACAGACTTACTAAAACACAAACCTAACGCCTAAACGAACATGTATGCGCGACAGACTAATCGGCGCTGTTCTAATCAATATCGAGAGAACATATGAAATACTTAATAGTGGTAGCACACGGTAGTCGTCGACAAGCATCAAATGAAGAAGTCGAAGTGCTTGCTGATAAAGTAGCGAAAAAACTACCTACAGATTTTAGCGCCGTAAAAGTCGCATTTTTAGAACTGGCCTCACCCTCAATTGAAGAGGCCATCGACAACTGCTACGAAGAAGGCGCTTCAGAGGTCTTGATAGTACCGTATTTTTTATCAGCGGGTACTCACGTTGCCACAGATGTCCCTAATGAAGTAGAAAAAACGATGGCTAAATGGCCCGATAAGAAAATTGAAATTGCACCGCACATAGGGTCATTAGATCCAATGGTTGATTTGATTATTTCGGTTTGTCCTTCTTAAAATATTAAAACAAAAGCAGAGATGTTGGTCTGATCAATACAACCTCCACGAGGTGTTTAATGTATCTTTTGTAAATGTAACCGCCCGCAAAATACTCGTAATATAATGGTGTTGAACTAAAATTTATTCTACATACTGAAAATATGGGGAATTGATGTC includes these proteins:
- a CDS encoding sirohydrochlorin chelatase, with translation MKYLIVVAHGSRRQASNEEVEVLADKVAKKLPTDFSAVKVAFLELASPSIEEAIDNCYEEGASEVLIVPYFLSAGTHVATDVPNEVEKTMAKWPDKKIEIAPHIGSLDPMVDLIISVCPS